taaattaaaatcctcttaaatttttgaaaaaagcggttaataatttaatatattcaaGTTACCTCTTTGTATTTCTAATCTCTATCAACTAAAATTGAATTgtgtataatatttttaattaaattcatTTACAACATTTATCCATTAATTCTTAAATAATTACAACTAGGGGTGTTCATGGaccggtttggtccggtttttgactaaatctcaaaccaaaccgaCAATTACGGTTTTAACATCTATCAAACCAAACCAAGTATATTGTCTGACCAAACCAGACTAAACCATGTAAGCCGGTCCAGTTTGGACGGTTTGACggtttttcaagtttattttttctttcttttattctcATATAATTCTATATATAATTGTCAAGATTTGTATTAAGATCCATaacaaatacttaaaattagaagtgtacaaattaaaagaattacTAGCGGGTCAAACTATTTGTTTTAATGTATTTGAACTTTGTGTTAAAACTTTATTCATATGTTAATAGCAGGTATAACACCCACAAATtgaaaaagattttgtttatattagaaatgtataattaattatatatttaaaataaaagtttgtttctttttataatgaaaCTCTAAGGAATTTGGAGTATAAAAGTGTTTATTTTCGTAAAATGTTTAAACTttataacttttgataaaataattttcttcTCGAGTTATGAAAGTATAAAGTACGGTCTGGTCCGGTTTTACGCGGTTTTTTTTTTGCTCAAACTGTAACCGGATCAATAACCCGGTTTTTTAAAACTTAGATCACCGGACCAGACTTTAACAATTCAATTCTACCAAACCACACCAAATAGCACGATTTGGTTCGTATTAAGCGGTTTGACGGTTCGATAAACACTCCTAattacaacattttttttacatcaataacgtACATTCCTCGTCATCATTTGACGTCGTTGTCACCACACCACCGCTACCATTCCATGAACTTGACAGAAAGAGAGAAGCAAATTACATGAGAAGACAATTTGGAAAAtaagttgtaacttgtaaggtGTGTGTACATCCTTGTCTCCATTTGTCTAATTTGTCAAGATTCCTTCATAGCTAATACTCATTTATGATGTCAAACACAAACGTAAGTACAAAAAATAGCAACATCAATATTGCAAATATCGCACAAAATAAGACATACGTAACgttttcattatcattatctatctatatatacagtGGTAAAACCATATAACAATCTATTTTTAGTGGATGACCAATTGACCAGAAATGGTTGATATATTGTTTATTAGCCAAAACAGTGAAACACCAAAATAAGGATTGACAATTTTTAAAGTTAAGTTAAAATCAactttattgataaaattgGTATATTGATCATTGGACTAAATCAAAAACCAagatttaaaaatcatatttgaatcttgacctttaattttaatccaaatgtcaAGATGTGATCAACTTTACCATCATCGACAATACTAGACCGTcgtaaataagaaaaacaaagaggtaaaatgaatatattaaataatatcgTCATCGACAATACTAGACCGTCGTGCCCACTACCGTCACCGTATTGCATGGATAGCATGTTCGTCCAAAATAACTAAATACTCGGGAAAAAAACTTTATTCGTTTGAGGTATAGACACTAATATTCAATGCTAAATTGCTAATAAGtcaaatgataaaatataaGTCATTTGGTACATCTAAAAGactaaaacataaatacattatatacggagtattaacAAGTTATAAatgattattaataaaattatatcaaaaGCAAACATCATCAAAATTCATCAATCATCACTACCACAATGAGTGATACATTGCCTTttgcaatttaaaaaaaataataatctaaaaattggatattacaaaaaaaaaatccaattaaAACCTAGTTAATAATTAATCAAGGGTAatcgaaaataaataaataaaaaaaactcttaacGAATCAATCCttgaaaaaatattaacaaaaaaaaacccccTACAAATTAACACTAAAGTAATGAATTTGACCGGTGGTCAAACACTGGCATTCTGCAACAACGGAGTAAAGCTCCGGCAATCAAAAACGACGCCGGTTCGACAACCAGTCGCATCCAAATCGGAAAACATCGCcatgaaatcatcaaaatcaaaatcagaaaactGGCGCTCGTTTTTCTCCAAAACGTCTAACAAATTCGTGAAGAAAACGACGTCGCACGGCAGAACAAGGCCGCCGGAAGATTGAAAGCCAAATTCTTCCTCCGCTTTGTTGAGTAAGGATACGAAAACAGGAAGGTTAAGAAAACGTGTTGGAATGATGAAACGACGCCGTTCGGTTCCGACGTAGACGGCGAGTGATCCCGCGGTGGCGATGCGGCGGCGCCAGCGCTGGACGACTTGCTTCAGGCGGACGATTTGACTGATTTTGTTGCCGGTTTTCATCGTGTGTTTCAATGTAATAAACCGGTAAATACAGTTAGGGGAAAGTGGTGGGATTTTTTTAGTGTGGGAGAAAGGAGAGTTGTGATACAATAAGAagtgcttatatatatacatatcattgCATGTATATCTgatttaaatttataagttttggtTAATTAACGGTGATTTGGCAATATCTTAACTGAttcaatttgataaacatatacATCAGATACATTGAGTAACTATACATTTACTATAAAATTTTATACACGTTAATTAAATCTCTCAAAATTTCATTTAGCATCTCCTTTATTTTATTAGTAAAttgtaaattattatttttatctctCAAAATTTCATTTAGCATCTCCTTTATTTTATTAGTAAAttgtaaattattatttttatctatctatatctatactaatactagtatcttataaagcattttttttttaaatctcaaaagatgattttaactacctaaattactcccttatttattcactaatttaaatatctctacctaatatacctatgaTATCCTTAAATtccaactactcatttttttttctctctctcttcaaatctcaaccacttattttttttctctataaatcattttattattctaATTAATTCAACatcgatatattataaaaattgtgtgcgtgttcttaaaattatgttctctttcattagagatgtcattcgatatactttcgacgattttttaaatccaagggtggaactcgtacggctaagacatttgacaatcatactctatgacatatcacctccaatgacctatcaccctaccatCTTACCGTCGTAACGCGCGGGTATTTTCTCTCGTACATTTTAAAGGAGGAACAACTTTtttaaattctcaaaagatgatttgaagtACCTAATATAcacatcttctttattcactaatttaaacatgtttacccaatatacctataatacccttaattctcaactactcattttcttcactctcctcaaatctcaattttctctttccttcataagttattttattcctctaatttattcaaaatattttatctcaaaaacagtatatcgataaattataaaattatatgagtgttcttaaagtTTCAAGCTAtatcattagagatgtcattcgatatattttcgacaaatttttaaatttgtgggcgaagcccgtacaactaaagcatttgactatcacactctataacttatcacattctatgaccaTTCActctcaccatctcaccgctacAACTTACGGATACTTTCTCCGTAAATATTAAAAGACCATCCatttattttatgataaaaatttagtattttatacACATTAGGTCTAGTCAAAACTCTTATCATGTTCTCGACTGACAGATATAAACAGTTTATTACTTTTACGGCTTTACATCTTTTTGGCCGGAGGTTCTTATGGAAACAGTCTCTCTATCTTTGGGTAAATGTAAGACTGTTTACAGCTCACCTCCCCTATACCCCGCTCAGGAATTAggtacagttgttgttgttgttaggTCTAGTCAAAACTCATATCTCAATACCATAACTCTAAGTCTCTAACAACATATCGTAAAGATATTACACCATTTCATTCGTAGATTTAATTGCtacaaataatcaaaaattttcttttaatgacGTTCTGACAAACCGTCCAAATTTACTATATTCGCAATTCGAAAATCAATTTACTATATTCGCAAATCAAAATTGCTTGAACATTTtactctttttctttaaatagaAGAAAGTCATCCACATAATTTAGTCTTTTaggaaaacaaatataaaataaatatgaaaatgaaaatgactCACTATTTTTAGCTTTTCTAATTATTGTATCTAATAGTTAAGTTTATCAAAAcccaaatgaaataaatttagtTTGTGATATCACATACTAATGTTTAAACGTAATATTTCATTTTACGATTGTGTCTTTTGTTACGCTCTTATCGTCATATATGTTTGTTCCATCAAGGAATAATCTTTGTTGTATCCATATGGTTTGGATGAATCGAGTTGTTTGTATCAAGATTCTTTTTCTTTGTGTGGCACCATTCTTTTTAATCATTGCATTCTTAGGATTTGGGCGGTTTCTAATGCTATCAATACATCTCAGTATTCATTAATTTTTCTTCAATATTCTTCATCTTTCCTTAGATAAAAATTTAGCCGGATAAGATTTTTGTGTATTGAAATCTTCCATTACTTCTTGAATTGGATTAGCTATGGACTATGGTCGATATTCAGTAAGGATTATTGAAGAAACATCCATATATTTGCGTTTGTAATGAAATAAACATCAAGCTTGTGAATTACTATGAATATTTTATACTGGACAAGAGTTGATCATGTTAATTATGGTTTAAAAGATCTTATAGAAAATttgattttagatatatatgtagGAAAGAGTTATTTCTACATCCTTTATCTACGTGGATATTTGATTCGAAATAAAAAGCTTTTGAGACATTATAcgataaaaatttcaaaattctaTTTACAAAGTTGTTTTGATATATGAGAATTTGATATGAAAACTTCGAGCTAAACACCTTTACTTTTGAGATATTGTACGATAAAAATTTCATAATTCTATTTACAAAGTTGTTTTGATATATGAGAATTTGATATGAAAACTTCGAGCTAAACACTTATAGGGGTACTAAAGGCatatcatttaaaaatatgaaacttTGTAGTCTTTTTTATAACgataaatattgatatatattccAATGAAAATGCGAAAATATTGATTTGATCGTATGATTATATTTGTTTCCAATTAATCTTTGTTTATCTAAAGTTTATCTTTAATAATTTGGTTCgttaaaaatatcttttaaatatttgtacgagttaaataatttatttgttaGTATCTTGTCTATTTTGAACATTAATATATGTCTTTGTTATATCCGCGTACTGAGCAATTGGCTAAattgttggttttttttttttttttctgacgGCAAGTATTAAGAAAGGAAGGAGATATAGACTGTTAGGCTTTTAGCTAACTTCAACGTATATTGGATTGGTTGAAGATCAAGGTTAAGGATTATATTACGCTATGATGATAATggtaaaaatattaagaaataaaatttgtattattgtttaagtttgaaaatgACCCTCCATATTTTGGGTTTAATTAAAAGTGGAGCGTTattacatttatcataaaaaagtGTTTACTTTGTTAAATTTAGTAGGTTTATTGCGTAATGATTGTTCGGCTACTCTATAAACATGCATTATTTTACCCTTTATGCATGCGTCAGTCCGATCGAGTATCCCACTATTCACGACTCAAAACGATCCTAGACACAATTTAGTCTTTTGACCAGTCCACCACACAACACAAtaattttgttttcatatattaaaacagAAGTTCATTAACCTACATGTTTACAGTTTCACCAAACACATccttaaaataaatgtttttgcTTTTCAAATTTACCAAATGAATGTGtttgatgagttttttttttttttttttaaatatgtaacaGCTACTGCCCTTTTCCATAGGTTTTAAATTTCATTATCATCTTTGATGGTGTATGGGGAGATTGAAATGTAAACAATTTAACTTCTATCTATAGTAGAAAGGTTGCTTCAAGGTTCCACTAAAAGTTGGAAAAAGACATTCAACCTTGTTGGGCATGGAGATTGACCTATTGACTTCTGTCTTAAGAGGCAGGAGCTCCAACCACTTGATTTAATGGATTCTTTTGAAGAATTCAACACTAATTGATCAAGTGACAAGGAGTTATATATGTCTCTTTTCAAGAGATATCAATTTCGAATCATGCCTAGGTAAATACGTAAGGCCTAAGGGGTGGCTAGGGAAATGGTTGGAACCATTCACGGGTAAAAccgtaaaaaactaaaaataagtcGGTTAGATTGCTACATTTGAGTCAGACTAGACTCGTCATTCCCGATAACCCGAATAGACAACGTTCTCCACTTAAGgtttgtttttatgatattttccCCTTGAACTTTGTTGTTCCATATCGAATAAAGACGTTAAACTTTCAAGAAACATGTTTCGGACATAACTTATTTAAACCATGCTGATTCGTGTGGAGTGAATTAAATAAGGACTTACGAAGATGTTAAACTGGTGTCAAACTCTATAATTAAGGAGTAGCCCAATGGCCCAATCAACCGACTTCATGGGGGCATGGGCCTATATTCACTTTTTTTGGTTCACATAAGTACATAACTAAGTGAGCTGTGAGCAAGTGTTGGAAATATTTAGTACTCTTTTTGTGCTAGTTGAAATGTACAAATTTGATGTGTTTATTGTTTTATCTCTAAGTTTAACCGTcatctttgtgtgtgtgtaatatAGTATTCAtacgtaaagaaaaaaacattaatgttacatttaaaactcaattaacccatatattttatggttaagtaatacatacaaatatattaacGTTCTAAATTGCGaaacaaaatttcaaaatttaaactaaaacatttaaattgggatgaAAGTTGTAGCTttctaatctatatttttaatttataaagcattttgcctcccttttttttaaaaaacaaaatatgataTGAACTATCTAAAttactctttttatttatttactaatttaatatctctacctaatatacatataatattttaaaatctcaaccacttattttcatatctcttctcaaatctcaacaacttatttttttttcttccatagatcattttatctttatctaattcattcaagatcttttatctcaaaaaccgtatactgataaattataaaaattgtatgggtgatcttaaaatttcatgctcttttattagagaggtcattcgatatattttcgacgaatttttaaatctgagggcggagcccatacggctaaagcatttggctatcacactttataacttatcacctcctatgacctattaccccACCATTTCACCTCTAAGACACTATCTCTCGTAAGTGATCATTGACATTCACACAACAGTACAACACAATAAAAGACCATTCAATCACCGCAGCATAAAGTCAAAGCAAATCCCCCCATTTTGCAAACTCTATCAGGGTAGAAACATAGTAGAGTTGTGCTTAGCCGTTTACGAGAGCCCATATCTTTTTGCCACACAACGTCACAACCATTCGAaacttttgaaataaaaattaagtcggttaaaaataaaattttatatccTAAAGAGATTGAGGGCTACAGTTGAAAACTTTGACATAATAAAGGTTCAAAATTGTAAATCTGTCAACATCTTTCCTACCTTCCGGATGGTTCCAGACACAACGTAACCAGTATCTATAAATTCTCCCTATCcctatatatctattaattacaaatatataattatctgTTTTTGTATTGTACAATTAATCTCCATTGAGCTGTAATTTTGAGCTTAATTAGGTTTAATTCCTTCCAATCTTCAACCGAATACATATCTGCAATTTGTATTCaattgtagaaagaaagaatcaaaaGGAGGAGGTTTTTGGTGTTAGAAAGAAATATGAAGAGAAAAGACGTAAATGAAGTTCACAACGATGACGACGTCTTCGATTTCACTCTCTCTTCTCCAGCTCTCAAAATCCGCCGTCTGGTAAGTACATTTACATGTGTGTATAGATATAGGTTATTGAAATGAAAAGtaataagatatttatatatttggttGGTTAGGATGCTGAAATGGGCCCGATCATCGATCACGACGAGACGATGAATCCGTTGTTATCTGAACAATTAAATGGAACTAGTCCCATAGCAGTTGTTGAGCCGGTTCCAGAGAATCAAGAGAGGGCTATTGTGCTCTTCAATCCGAACAACGATCCGCGTTGGTTGCACTTGCCACGCCCTTTGTCTATGTCTCCCAATTCAGACTTCCTTTCGGGCTTCAAAAGTAAGTTGCTGCAAATCCATATATGCCtgctttcatttgttttttctgGAGAGTTCTAGTACTTGTATGCTTATTGTTGTATTGACTACTATGCAGATCCTATTCTTTGGTCAAACGAGACGAGTTCATTAGTAGATTATGAAACACCGGGACAGGATGATGATTCCGGGCAGAGTGATGCCAGCTTAGCAGTTGTGCCTTGGGCGCCCCAACACCCTCCAAACCTACAAGTGAATGATCCCGGTATACAAATATCTGACATGATGGATACAGATGCCGCCATGGACGTCGAGAATGATTGCAACTTCCAACAGATCCCAAAAAACGAATGGAGTGCTACTAGTGTAAGCCAAGGTTTAAATCCATGGCAGCACCATTGTATGATTGAACAGCCTCACATCAACATGTCCACCCCAATAACTTGGTTCGGTAGAGATGCTTAGCTTAGTTTTTGGagctgtgttttttttttttttttttccttttatgtaCTAGTTAGATTAGAAGAATGCAAGACTTTTTGGCTGATGTTAATGCAAAAAATGTTCATTAAGTCAAAATAGATATTGTTGTTCCGTTGAAATATTTGTGTACAGAAGCAGAAAGATGAAACTTCATTAACTATGTGCTCATATGTTCACAAACATCAGGATGATACATCCATAGGTTAGTATCTTGGTATCTAAAATCTCTCCATGGAGATGTTACAATAGCTAAAGCTTTAGCAATACTACCGGCTATATCTAAATTTGTCCTAGTACTCGAGC
The sequence above is drawn from the Erigeron canadensis isolate Cc75 chromosome 4, C_canadensis_v1, whole genome shotgun sequence genome and encodes:
- the LOC122597635 gene encoding auxin-responsive protein SAUR21-like, which codes for MKTGNKISQIVRLKQVVQRWRRRIATAGSLAVYVGTERRRFIIPTRFLNLPVFVSLLNKAEEEFGFQSSGGLVLPCDVVFFTNLLDVLEKNERQFSDFDFDDFMAMFSDLDATGCRTGVVFDCRSFTPLLQNASV
- the LOC122596562 gene encoding uncharacterized protein LOC122596562, which produces MKRKDVNEVHNDDDVFDFTLSSPALKIRRLDAEMGPIIDHDETMNPLLSEQLNGTSPIAVVEPVPENQERAIVLFNPNNDPRWLHLPRPLSMSPNSDFLSGFKNPILWSNETSSLVDYETPGQDDDSGQSDASLAVVPWAPQHPPNLQVNDPGIQISDMMDTDAAMDVENDCNFQQIPKNEWSATSVSQGLNPWQHHCMIEQPHINMSTPITWFGRDA